The sequence GCGAATGATCTGGCGGTCGATCATGTCGAGCTGATGCCGCGTCTGCCGGCACGCTTCTTCCATGCGCCGCAATTCCGCCTGTCGATCGATGGACCGGTTCATGCCGCCGTCCTCCCCGTCCATGAGGCAAAGCTTGATGGACCGTCGTAGGCTGCGTGGCGCGCTTCATCGATGATGAAGCCGAAACGACCTGCTTCGTATTCGGGTGACGGCACGAGAAATCGCCGTTCCTCGCCGCCATGATCGCGCCTGCCTGCGCGCGTGGCGATCACCTCGGTCATGCCTGGATGATGATCCGATCGAAGTGCCGAGATCACGATCCAGTCGCTGGCGTGCTCGAGCTCGAACGCGCGGCGATCCTTCACATGAGATTCGCCGTGAGCAAGCACAGTCGCGAAAATCGCCTCCCACGCATCGGGCTCCCAGTTCTTTAGCGTCTCGCTGGCGCAACGCTTCTCGAAGCCGGTGAACAGTTCAGGGAAGGTGTGCGCCACGGCAGCCCAGGCGCAATCCTCCTCGTAGAACCCGTCGTCCGCCCGGAGCAGCGGATCGACAATGCGGTTTCGGTCGGCCGAGAGCTTAAAGCCGCCGTGGCTTGCAGTGGAGTGGAATTCGATCCCCTCGGCATAGGTTGTCGAGTGCTGGGCCGAACCCCATGGCGTATGCACATGGGGGGCGATATTTCGACGTCCGAGCGCCTGTTTTTCGCGCTGATGTTCGGCCTGTTCGAGGACGTGTGCACTAAAAGCCGCCTCATCGGCGAGTTCGCCGCAATGACCGTAGAAGTCTCCCCGTCGCCACTCGGGAAGCGGACGTCCAATCTTCCAGCCGGTGGCCAGATAATGCCGCCCGGCCTGACCTGGCAGCATGGCAAAGGCGTGATCGCCGACGCGGGCGACGGGGAACCCTTCGCAGGACAGACCAAAGAAAACCCCCGGAAATCCGGGGGTGCAGTCGGGCATGTTCGTGTTGGGAAGATCGATCATGCGGCAGCCCTCCCTTCCACAACATCGGCGGCGATCTCATCCGCCGTGACGTCCTCGAGAACGGCGAACGGATAGCCATGGGTGGTCAGCCATTCCTCGGCAGCCTGCCGGCTCGCCGCGAGATGGACGAGCTCGGCGCTGTCGCCAGGGCGGTCGAAGACACGGTAACTGCCGACCGCCGGACGTTCGACGATGGTGAACATCAGGCTGGTTTCCAGCGAAAATGTGCGGTGGACGCGGATCGCAATAACACCGCCGCTGCCATAGTCGCCTTCGTGGAGCGTGAAGCTGGGCGGCAGGCTGATGTTGCCGGCGCCGCGCTCGTCCTGCTTGCGTATCAGCCGGCCTCTGCTGTTGTTGGTCTTCCACGCGGAGAGCTTTTTGCGATGGCGCTCCGGCGGGCGCGGCTGGCCGTTGGACCACGCCAGAACGGTGCCGATCGGCGCCAGGAATGCGAGATGTGCGGACATGTTGATCTCCTTGATCTTTAGAGTTGGAAACGAAGCCGCCGCCAGTGGAAATCACCGGCGGCGCACAATCATTCGGAAGGAGAAGGAGGGTCGCGGCTACTCCGCGGCGATCCCGTAAGCATCCTGCTCTTCGTCAGGATCGACGGCTTCGGGAGCATCGTCGGCGCTGTCTGGAAGGTCGGCCTCGTCTTCGGGGGTGGCGAGGCCCTCTTCTCTATCAAGGTCGGACTCATCGACGTCTGCTTCTTCCGCGCTGTCGTCGGCATCGAGAACCTCGCCACTCTTGATGAGATCCACGATGTCCTGCGGATCGGGCGCGAAGAGTGCGGTCGTGTGAACGAAGCGCTCTTGCCTGAAATGATCAACGAGAGCCGCACGAGTCTCCCGCACCTTCTGGCGAGCAAGCACGTTCGCCTCCTTCGCCGCTGCTTCCATCGCCTGGCGAGACAGGCACAGCAGAAAGTCCTCCGAGCCCATGTTCGGCAGGAAGTTGTCGGCGCCGATCGCGTGACCTGCGATCCTGGAGATCACCCCGCTGTTGGACATACCCCGCCGGCACGACAGCACATCGATCAGCATCGAACGCGCGGCCACGCGCAGTGTCTCCACGTCGAAGGCGAGCCTGCCGTCTTCGCCGATCAGCCGGGCGGCGTGGCGCTTGAAGCGCTTCGACCCGAACACGGTATCGGTCGCGCCGGAAT is a genomic window of Agrobacterium vitis containing:
- a CDS encoding DUF7007 domain-containing protein, with the translated sequence MIDLPNTNMPDCTPGFPGVFFGLSCEGFPVARVGDHAFAMLPGQAGRHYLATGWKIGRPLPEWRRGDFYGHCGELADEAAFSAHVLEQAEHQREKQALGRRNIAPHVHTPWGSAQHSTTYAEGIEFHSTASHGGFKLSADRNRIVDPLLRADDGFYEEDCAWAAVAHTFPELFTGFEKRCASETLKNWEPDAWEAIFATVLAHGESHVKDRRAFELEHASDWIVISALRSDHHPGMTEVIATRAGRRDHGGEERRFLVPSPEYEAGRFGFIIDEARHAAYDGPSSFASWTGRTAA